A genome region from Cucurbita pepo subsp. pepo cultivar mu-cu-16 chromosome LG02, ASM280686v2, whole genome shotgun sequence includes the following:
- the LOC111788397 gene encoding titin homolog yields MADNCLFSEEEMAIDEAVGHPQAYAKLCRDRQAGLYCRGPPFTFTPYSLKKRETAIAMELDQLFPIINPKAKPTAKPKLFVSLLWKQLNHLGNAGFDPAVIRVDHYGNVLYYHADSASPLAWDIDHWFPCSRGGLTVPSNLRILQWQACKRKHHKLEFLVPWWDFQLGISVNQFLSIFASSNSDFRRRAFSFLFFEGENEELNNSQTVESHSFPQHFVASKERLGFAPAAIVLSRRECYDDSSSPLRSLDYNRQPRPSIPIVAARKVKPEVLKENENPDFVTNPYQAIVMARDSLRQRDERAKLKAEIQRVDDEVNDMKLNNEEEKLRIQELELKLIKHKRKAEKCRRLAEAQSSHKTMLEKMIRDAMHQSVIYKEQLRLNQAASSALMARLEAQKAICDTAERDLYQKYRQRDELEKQLRPGHEQARKRSRTDNMLLLEETDHKTPTAFLPGIKPKTPTHKELRLFLEEEQRASESALSQNGGEKQMEPDMAMEKPGEHDEKAIVPLVEEGSLIIQRLQNLEIGEAKGHGKLFPFMHESDVEEEEEDEESRKERGKGNVEKWLQILLEDETQEDVDLQNEDEGDMMSKSHEISANSPQEEVEAEQNKEEERIVGTEGSKAKKEVSEEECEKNEQSGKEMKFTRSASARIFRRIPSSPSLILGGMKKGVDCMGKKPMVSGDNDVNGDDHSARNSFIKTLKKAVRL; encoded by the exons ATGGCCGACAATTGCTTGTTtagtgaagaagaaatggcGATTGATGAGGCTGTCGGCCACCCGCAAGCTTACGCCAAGCTTTGCCGCGATCGACAAGCTGGATTGTACTGCCGTGGTCCTCCTTTCACTTTCACGCCTTATAGTTTGAAGAAGCGAGAG ACCGCAATCGCAATGGAATTAGATCAGTTGTTTCCAATAATAAATCCAAAGGCAAAGCCTACTGCGAAGCCAAAGCTTTTTGTCAGTCTCTTATGGAAGCAACTCAACCATCTAGG GAACGCTGGCTTCGATCCTGCGGTAATTCGAGTCGACCATTACGGCAATGTTCTTTATTATCATGCTGATTCTGCTTCACCACTTGCTTGGGATATTGATCATTGGTTTCCTTGCTCAA GAGGAGGACTGACTGTTCCTAGCAATTTACGAATACTTCAATGGCAAGCCTGCAAGAGGAAACATCACAAGTTAGAGTTCTTAGTTCCATGGTGGGATTTTCAATTGGGTATCTCTGTAAACCAGTTTTTGTCCATCTTTGCTTCATCCAACTCAGATTTCAG GCGCAGAGCCTTTTCATTTCTGTTCTTCGAAGGCGAAAACGAAGAGCTGAATAATTCACAGACAGTTGAATCTCATTCTTTTCCTCAACATTTCGTGGCATCCAAAGAGCGACTCGGATTTGCTCCAGCTGCCATTGTTTTATCTCGAAGAGAATGTTATGATGATTCTTCATCACCTTTGAGGTCATTGGACTACAATAGACAACCAAGACCAAGTATTCCTATAGTTG CTGCAAGAAAAGTGAAACCTGAAGTTCttaaagagaatgaaaatccAGACTTCGTTACGAATCCATACCAAGCCATTGTCATGGCCAGAGATTCTCTAAGACAAAGAGATGAAAGGGCAAAGCTGAAGGCAGAAATACAGAGGGTAGATGATGAAGTGAATGATATGAAGCTAAATAATGAAGAAGAGAAGCTGAGAATTCAGGAattggaattaaaattaattaaacataaaagaaaggCTGAGAAGTGCAGGCGATTAGCCGAGGCTCAATCATCCCATAAGACAATGCTGGAGAAGATGATCCGAGATGCAATGCACCA GAGTGTTATTTACAAGGAGCAGTTAAGGCTAAACCAAGCAGCAAGCAGTGCACTAATGGCCCGGCTTGAAGCGCAGAAGGCAATTTGTGACACCGCTGAGAGGGATCTCTACCAGAAATACAGACAGAGAGATGAGCTCGAGAAACAGCTGAGGCCTGGACATGAACAGGCGCGAAAAAGATCAAGAACTGACAATATGCTACTCCTGGAAGAAACAGACCACAAAACTCCAACTGCCTTTTTGCCAGGAATCAAGCCAAAGACACCGACACACAAAGAGCTGAGACTGTTTCTAGAGGAAGAACAAAGAGCTTCTGAATCTGCTTTGTCCCAAAATGGAGGGGAGAAACAAATGGAACCTGATATGGCCATGGAGAAGCCTGGTGAACATGATGAGAAAGCAATTGTTCCACTGGTGGAGGAAGGAAGCTTAATTATCCAAAGgcttcaaaatttagaaataggAGAAGCAAAGGGACATGGCAAGCTATTCCCTTTCATGCACGAGTCggatgttgaagaagaagaagaagacgaagagaGTAGAAAAGAACGAGGCAAAGGAAACGTCGAGAAGTGGCTTCAAATCCTGTTAGAGGATGAAACCCAAGAAGATGTAGATCTCcaaaatgaagatgaaggtgACATGATGAGCAAGTCTCATGAAATAAGTGCAAATTCCCCACAGGAGGAGGTTGAGGCTGagcaaaacaaagaagaggagaggattgttggaacTGAAGGCAGCAAAGCCAAAAAAGAAGTGAGCGAAGAAGAGTGTGAAAAGAATGAGCAGAGTgggaaggaaatgaaattcaCAAGGTCAGCCAGTGCAAGGATCTTCAGGAGAATCCCATCTTCACCATCTCTGATCTTGGGAGGAATGAAAAAGGGAGTGGACTGTATGGGAAAGAAACCAATGGTAAGCGGGGACAACGATGTCAATGGCGACGATCATTCTGCGAGAAACAGCTTCATCAAGACACTCAAGAAGGCAGTAAGGTTATGA